Proteins encoded together in one Microplitis mediator isolate UGA2020A chromosome 7, iyMicMedi2.1, whole genome shotgun sequence window:
- the LOC130670912 gene encoding group 3 secretory phospholipase A2 isoform X2, with product MYFIILLILPILRSTEVIVEGSVLVADNTMSRMVELNAGAPFCALYHDRGVIQKMILGADPKKVRQMSSNLVTDLEETCKQSRKKGKNQPAGGGLIYPGTKWCGPGTLATSYDDLGYHASEDACCREHDHCPEVINPHQCLKSICNNSPFTRSHCDCDAKFRRCLQNLNTEVANTLGALFFNVIQVTCFQERRPCSQWQRVGYDEAEADRICSLYHFQPSDKYVPLMPLNI from the exons atgtattttataattttgttgatCTTACCGATTCTTCGGTCAACGGAAGTAATCGTCGAGGGCAGTGTCCTCGTTGCGGATAATACTATGTCTAGGATGGTTGAGTTAAACGCTGGCGCACCTTTTTGCGCCTTATACCACGACCGCGGAGTTATTCAAAAGATGATACTTGGCGCAGATCCGAAGAAAGTTCGTCAAATGTCAAGTAATTTAGTCACTGATCTCGAAGAAACTTGTAAACAATCAAGGAAAAAGGGCAAA aatcaaCCTGCAGGGGGTGGTTTAATCTATCCAGGTACTAAATGGTGTGGACCAGGTACTTTGGCAACTTCTTATGATGATTTAGGATATCATGCGTCTGAAGATGCATGTTGCAGAGAGCATGATCATTGTCCAGAAGTGATAAATCCGCATCAATGTTTAAAGAGTATTTGCAATAATTCACCATTTACTCGATCCCACTGTGACTGTGACGCTAAATTTCGACGATGCCTCCAAAATTTAAACACTGAAGTTGCTAACACACTCGGCGCTCTCTTCTTCAATGTCATACAAGTCACGTGTTTCCAAGAAAGACGTCCGTGTTCGCAATGGCAAAG AGTTGGTTATGATGAAGCTGAAGCTGATAGGATATGTTCACTATACCATTTCCAGCCAAGTGATAAATATGTTCCACTTATgccattaaatatttga
- the LOC130670912 gene encoding group 3 secretory phospholipase A2 isoform X1: protein MYFIILLILPILRSTEVIVEGSVLVADNTMSRMVELNAGAPFCALYHDRGVIQKMILGADPKKVRQMSSNLVTDLEETCKQSRKKGKNQPAGGGLIYPGTKWCGPGTLATSYDDLGYHASEDACCREHDHCPEVINPHQCLKSICNNSPFTRSHCDCDAKFRRCLQNLNTEVANTLGALFFNVIQVTCFQERRPCSQWQSFYRTRLQWANSQKYWPMNARRWRYQSKPLIKTIFNFFVNTINSIIK from the exons atgtattttataattttgttgatCTTACCGATTCTTCGGTCAACGGAAGTAATCGTCGAGGGCAGTGTCCTCGTTGCGGATAATACTATGTCTAGGATGGTTGAGTTAAACGCTGGCGCACCTTTTTGCGCCTTATACCACGACCGCGGAGTTATTCAAAAGATGATACTTGGCGCAGATCCGAAGAAAGTTCGTCAAATGTCAAGTAATTTAGTCACTGATCTCGAAGAAACTTGTAAACAATCAAGGAAAAAGGGCAAA aatcaaCCTGCAGGGGGTGGTTTAATCTATCCAGGTACTAAATGGTGTGGACCAGGTACTTTGGCAACTTCTTATGATGATTTAGGATATCATGCGTCTGAAGATGCATGTTGCAGAGAGCATGATCATTGTCCAGAAGTGATAAATCCGCATCAATGTTTAAAGAGTATTTGCAATAATTCACCATTTACTCGATCCCACTGTGACTGTGACGCTAAATTTCGACGATGCCTCCAAAATTTAAACACTGAAGTTGCTAACACACTCGGCGCTCTCTTCTTCAATGTCATACAAGTCACGTGTTTCCAAGAAAGACGTCCGTGTTCGCAATGGCAAAG ttTTTACAGAACTAGATTACAGTGGGCTAATTCTCAAAAATACTGGCCAATGAATGCTCGTCGATGGCGATATCAATCAAAACCATTGATAAAaactatattcaatttttttgttaatactATCAATAGTATCATTAAATGA
- the LOC130670911 gene encoding apolipoprotein D-like gives MKAIITIIFAISFLAVTNAHTYHMGECPVVEPMHGFQMSKFLGYWNVIQKTSTASKCVGYNYTRGDEPGQYTIIQESNHPVLGLTPLKHEYRYTGELNVPEPSTPALMQVRFPLSVAGSASHVVFATDYDNYAGIFTCQKLGFAHRRSATILSRTKELDKSKIDALRNKLSSFNVDPFDLSIVPQTGCDVGQDPVKIDINPDTFSSENVGNIFRKAGGKIKDGFDWVVNAGNKVYHKIAGSESNNSDKDDLKNQQPANVRPISHPKMEPSETNEVEWIP, from the exons ATGAAAGCGATAATCACTATAATTTTTGCGATAAGTTTTTTAGCAGTAACTAATGCTCATACCTATCATATGGGAGAATGTCCTGTTGTAGAACCAATGCATGGATTCCAAATGAGTAAA tttttggGATACTGGAATGTCATACAAAAAACTTCAACTGCGAGTAAATGCGTAGGATATAATTACACGCGTGGTGATGAACCTGGACAGTACACAATTATCCAAGAATCGAACCATCCTGTGTtgg GTCTTACGCCCCTGAAACACGAGTATCGTTACACTGGTGAATTAAATGTACCAGAGCCAAGTACACCAGCGCTGATGCAAGTTCGGTTTCCATTAA gtGTTGCAGGAAGTGCATCTCATGTTGTTTTTGCAACAGATTATGATAACTATGCAGGTATTTTTACTTGTCAAAAACTTGGATTCGCTCACCGCCGAAGTGCAACTATTTTATCACGGACAAAAGAACTTGACAAATCGAAAATTGATGCTCTGCGTAATAAATTAAGTAGCTTCAATGTTGATCCTTTTGATCTTAGCATTGTTCCTCAAACTGGATGTGATGTTGGCCAAGATCCagttaaaattgatattaatccCGATACTTTTAGTTCAGAAAATGTCGGTAACATTTTCCGCAAAGCTGGAGGTAAAATCAAAGATGGTTTTGATTGGGTAGTAAATGCAGGAAACAAAGTTTACCATAAAATTGCGGGTTCTGAGTCAAACAATTCGGATAaagatgatttaaaaaatcaacagCCTGCAAATGTAAGGCCCATTAGCCATCCGAAAATGGAACCATCTGAAACCAATGAAGTAGAATGGATTccttaa
- the LOC130670909 gene encoding cyclin-dependent kinase 1, with translation MDNYMKIEKIGEGTYGVVYKGKHKKTGEIVAMKKIRLESDDEGIPSTAIREISLLKELKHPNIVGLLDVLMEESRLYLIFEYLTMDLKKYMDTLGSGKLMEPTMVKSYLHQITTAILFCHTRRVLHRDLKPQNLLIDNKGGIKVADFGLGRAFGIPVRVYTHEVVTLWYRAPEILLGTTRYTCAIDVWSIGCIFAEMATKKPLFQGDSEIDQLFRIFRVLKTPTEENWPGVTQLSDYKATFPNWTTNNLANHVKTLDEQGLDLLEAMLIYNPERRISARSILTHPYFNDLDSKKSCV, from the exons GTACTTATGGTGTAGTATACAAAGGTAAGCATAAGAAAACCGGCGAGATAGtagcaatgaaaaaaattcgtttggAGAGTGATGATGAAGGAATTCCATCAACAGCAATCAGAGAAATTTCGTTGTTAAAAGAATTAAAGCATCCTAATATCGTTGGTTTACTTGATGTACTTATGGAAGAATCAAGACTTTATCTCATCTTTGAATATCTTAccatggatttaaaaaaatatatggatacTTTAGGAAGTGGAAAACTTATGGAGCCTACTATGGTTAAATCCTATCTCCATCAG attacaACAGCAATATTATTCTGTCACACTCGTCGAGTTTTACATCGTGATTTAAAACCACAAAATTTACTCATCGATAATAAAGGAGGAATCAAAGTTGCTGATTTTGGATTGGGAAGAGCTTTTGGAATACCAGTACGCGTTTATACTCATGAAGTCGTCACTCTATGGTATAGAGCACCAGAAATTCTTCTTGGAACTACTAGATATACATGTGCCATTGACGTTTGGAGTATCGGTTGTATATTTGCTGAAATGGCTACTAAAAAACCACTGTTTCAAGGTGACAGTGAAATAGATcaactttttagaattttccg TGTTTTGAAAACACCAACTGAAGAAAATTGGCCTGGAGTCACTCAACTTTCTGATTACAAAGCAACTTTTCCAAATTGGACGACAAACAATTTGGCTAACCACGTGAAAACCCTTGATGAACAGGGTCTAGATTTACTTGAAGCAATGCTAATTTATAATCCAGAGCGTAGAATTTCAGCACGTTCTATATTAACACATCCTTATTTCAATGATTTAGACTCGAAAAAATCGTGTGTATAA